The stretch of DNA CAAGGATGCCTGGAAAACCACGGGCTACGAAGGGAAGCGATTCTATCACGTTTCGACCGATGAGGTGTACGGTTCGCTGCACAATGCCGACGAGTTTTTTCTGGAAACCACGCCCTACGACCCGCAGTCGCCGTATTCGGCCTCGAAAGCTGCTTCCGATCATTTCGTGCGGGCTTACGGCAATACCTACAAACTGCCGGTAGTGCTGAGCAACTGCTCGAACAACTACGGCCCGAACCACTTCCCCGAAAAGCTGATTCCGCTGATGATTCACAACATCCAGCAGAACAAGCCGCTACCCGTATATGGCAAGGGCGAAAACGTACGCGACTGGCTCTACGTAGTCGATCATGCCCGCGCTATCGACACGATTTTTCATAACGGCAGATTAGGCGAAACCTACAACATCGGTGGTTTCAACGAGTGGAAAAACATCGACCTCGTACACCTGCTGTGTAGCATCATGGACCGCAAGCTTGGTCGGCCCGAAGGCACCTCGGCGCAACTGATCACCTACGTCACCGACCGCGCCGGTCACGACCTGCGTTACGCCATCGACGCCAGCAAGATCATGAACGAATTAGGCTGGCAACCGTCGCTTCAGTTTGAAGAAGGTCTCGAAAAAACCGTCGATTGGTTCTTAACCAACCAAGCCTGGTTAGACGACGTGACGTCGGGCCATTATCAGAAGTATTACGAAGAAATGTACGAAAACCGGTAAGTCTGTTGAATGA from Spirosoma montaniterrae encodes:
- the rfbB gene encoding dTDP-glucose 4,6-dehydratase, translating into MKILITGGAGFIGSHVVRLFVTKYPDYQIYNLDKLTYAGNLANLTDIEHAPNYTFVKGDITDAQFLNELFAETTFDGVIHLAAESHVDRSITDPMSFVMTNVVGTVNLLNTAKDAWKTTGYEGKRFYHVSTDEVYGSLHNADEFFLETTPYDPQSPYSASKAASDHFVRAYGNTYKLPVVLSNCSNNYGPNHFPEKLIPLMIHNIQQNKPLPVYGKGENVRDWLYVVDHARAIDTIFHNGRLGETYNIGGFNEWKNIDLVHLLCSIMDRKLGRPEGTSAQLITYVTDRAGHDLRYAIDASKIMNELGWQPSLQFEEGLEKTVDWFLTNQAWLDDVTSGHYQKYYEEMYENR